The following DNA comes from Candidatus Binatia bacterium.
CGACGTGCCGACCGGCGCGATGCATCCGGTCACGCCGGGCGACGCGTACGTCTATCAATACGGCTGGTCCCCGGACGCGCGGCAGATCGCCGTGACCTACGCGAAAGGAAACGGCGACGATAACTGGTGGATCGCCCGCCTGGCGCGCGTCGACGTTGCAAGCGGTGCGATGCACGATCTGCTGGCGCCGTCGTATCAGATCGTTGACCCGCAGTGGTCGCCCGACGGCAAGCAAATTGCGATCGTCGGCGGTATCATGAGCGACTTCATCGCGGCCGGCGGCGACGTCTATCTCGTGGACGCGCGCACCGGTGCATCGCGTAACGTAACCGAGGGCCAAACGTTCACGGCTCAGTCGCTGCGCTGGAACGATGCCGCGAGCTTGGACGTGGTGGCCCATCTTTCCGGAGAGATGCACCTCCTGCGTCTCTCGGTCGCGGCCGAGCGGCCGCAGATCGCGTCGCTGACCACGCGCGCGGAATCGCTGTGGAGTTGGTCGAGCGCCCAAAACGGTGCGGTCGTCGCGCTCGTGCGCGCGTCGTTCGACGATCCGCCGGAGCTCTGGGCCGGGGCGCCTTCGGCGCTACGCCAAGTCTCGCACAGCAACGCCCATGCCCTCCGGCTCTACGGTAAGGCCGTCTCGCTGCGATGGAAGACCGAAGAATTTACGCCGCAAGGTTGGCTCGTCTACCCGCTCGACTACGATCCGAGCAAGACCTATCCGATGGTCACGATCGTCCACGGCGGCCCATCCTCGGCAGCCGTCCCTTCGTTCGGCAGCCGGAACCTGAGCGCGCTGGCATCGCAAGGCTACTTCGTCTTCATGCCCAATCCGCGCGGCAGCTTCGGCTTCGGCGAACCATATACGCGGGCCAACGTCAAGGATTTCGGTTACGGCGACTGGCGAGACGATCTCGCCGGCATTGACGCGGCGATCGAGGCCGCGCCGATCGATCCGAATCGCCTCGGGCTGATGGGCTGGAGCTACGGCGGCTACATGGCGATGTGGGGCGAGACGCAGACGACGCGCTTCAAGGCGATCGTCGCCGGGGCCGGGATCGTCAACTGGCAGTCGTACTACGGACAGAACAAGATCGATCAATGGATGATTCCGTTCTTCGGCGCGTCGGTCTACGACGACCCGGCGGTCTACGCGAAGAGCTCGCCGATTACGTTCGTCCTGCACTCGAAGACGCCGGTGCTGATCCTACAAGGCGAGCGCGACGAAGAGGTACCCGCCGCGCAGGCGTTCGAGTTCTGGCACGCGATGGAGACGCTCGGGGTTCCCACGAAGCTCGTCGTCTACGCCGACGAGGGTCACGGCTTTCAGAAGATCGGCGATCAGATCGATCTGCTCGACCAGACACTCGCGTGGTTCAACGCGTACCTGAAGTGACGCTCCTGCGCCGGGTCGCAAACTTGCGAATCGCGACGAGCGCCCAGACCGCCTCGACGACGCCGAACGGCCACGCCCCGGCCAACCAGCCGTAGACCGACGCCGCGACGCACGCGCCTGCAAACGCGAGCGTGTAGATCGGCGAGCGATCCTCGAGCGCGTAGAAGAGCATCATCAGCGCGACGGCGCACGCTCCGAACGCGGTCAGTGGGTTCATGCCGACAGGTTATTCCGGAGGTTCTGCACGGCCTCCGGCGCGATCGTGCAACTGCGACGCCTCCGCGCGAGCAACCAGCTGAGCAACGGGTGGGCGCATCGGCTTTTGGGAACTTCGAGTATCTCGTCGTTCGCTCGGAGCTCTGGTCGCGAAAGTACCCCAGCGGCACGTACCCGGCGCGTCTACCGCGCATGCGCGAAATCTAAGCGCTGGTGGGCCGTCCTGGGATCGAACCAGGGACCTCATGCTTATCAAGCATGCGCTCTAACCAGCTGAGCTAACGGCCCGAAATCGGAGAGGCTCTATACTAGGCGGTCGCGGTATGCGCCTGCAGAAACTCCAGCAGCAGCGCGTTGAACTCGGCCGGCCGCTCCATGTTGCTCATGTGGCCGGCGCCGGCGATCACCGCCTTTTTCGCGTGTGGGATTCCCGCGGCGAGTGCGTCGGCGATCGCAAGGAAGTCGGGGAGGTCGCGCTCGCCGACGACGACGAGCGCCGGCATCGCGACGTCGGCTAAGCGCGCGCCGCCGGGCGGATCGATTCCGACGACCGGAGTCTCGTTGACCCAGTTCCAGCCGGAGCATTCGTCGACGATCTGCGCGAGTTTCGCGGCGACGGCCGGCCGTTCGCGTGCAGGTGCGAAAAGTTCGTGCTGCAGCCATATCGCGTTACCGGCCTTCGCGCCGTCGCGCAGCGCGTGCTCTTCGATCGCGTCGAGCGAGGCGACCCATTCGTCGCTCCAGGCGAAGCCGTCGAGCGCGGAGTCGACGAGCGTGAGCGTCAGCGTGGACTCGGGATAGAGCAGCGCGTGGTGGAGCGCGATCCGTCCGCCCATCGAGAGTCCGACGACGTGCGCCGCCGGGATCTCGAGGTGCTCGAGAAGGGCGTGCAGGTCGTCTGCGTGCCGGAACTCGGCCGCGGTCGGAACTGCCGAAGCGCCGAATCCTCGGACGTCGTAGCGAACGACGCGATAGCAATCGGCCAGCGCGTCGAACTGATCGTCCCACATGCGCCGGTCCAGACAGAGGCCGTGAACGAAGACGACCGGCGTTCCCCGTCCGGCCGTCTCGTAGTACAGGCGAGTTCCGTTCACGTCCGCGTGGCCGGTTGTTACGTCGGCGCGATGCATCGGCGGAAAGAGTTCGCGCTCGCAAAGGATTTCCCGTCGCAGCACTGATAACTCTCCACCCTTGGACGCGACGTTATTTCTCGCCGATTCTGCCCAGGTTTCGCCCGACGGCAAACTCCACGCGCTCGGCATCGGCTGGAGCCACACGAGCAGCCCGATCAGCGCGCCGTCGGCGGTCGCCTTCGTTCTGCACGTGCCGTGGGACGAAACGAACCGAAGAATACGCTGGATGCTCGACCTCTTGGATGCCGACGGAAAGCCGATCATCTTCCCGACCGGACCCGATCAGTTCAGGCCGATGCACGTCGAGAACGAACTCGAAGTCGGCCGCCCGCCGGGAATAAAACCGGGCTCGTCGATCAACGCGCCGTTTGCGGTCAACATACCCTCGCTGCAACTGGCTCCCGATGCATCGTACGTCTGGGTGCTGACGGTCGGCGAGAAAAAGTGGCGCCTGCCGTTCGTAACGAGACCGCTCCAGCCGCAGCCGCCGCCGGCCTAGCCGTTGCGGATCTGAACGATGCGATCGTTGCTTGGAGTTTTTTTACTTGCGCCGTGTTTGGCCGGTTGCGGCGCATCACAAACGACGATTGGCGTGCCGGACGCTACCAGCGTCGCTCCGTTCGTCCGGCGTAGCCTGACGTACCAAGTCCTGTACAGTTTCAAGGGGCACCGGACACGCGACGGCGGCCATCCGAGCACCACCCTCGTTCAAGTCGACGGGACTTTCTATGGAGCGACTGCGGGAGTGCAACGCGGGCGCGCGCGTTACGGAACGATCTTTTCGATTACGCCCTCCGGCACGGAAAAGACGCTGTTCGTCTTTAAAGGCGGCCCAGAGCAAGGGGCGCACCCCACGGACCTCGTCAACGTAGGGGGCACACTTTTCGGCACGACCACGTCGGGCGGGACCAACGGATGGGGCACCGTGTTCTCGATAACCCGGACCGGCAGAGAGACGACGCTCCATAACTTCGCCGGCGGAAAGGGCGACGGTGCGCACCCGCATGGCCTCGTCGATGTCGGCGGGACGCTGTATGGCACGACGTCGGCGGGGGGAACCAAGGGCGACGGAACGGTTTTCGCAGTTACGCCGTCCGGCACGGAAACCGTACTTTATAACTTTACGGGAGGCAAGACGGACGGCGCGAAGCCGGTGGCGCCTCTCGTCGACGTACAAGGGACGCTCTACGGCACGGCGGCGAACGCGGGCGAGCACGGCAATGGGACGGTTTTCGCAATTACGCCGTCCGGCACGGAAACGGTGCTTTACAATTTTAAGGGCGGCATGAAAGACGGCGCTGGGCCGCTGGCGCCTCTCGCCGACGCCCACGGCGTGCTCTACGGTACGACCTGGAGTGGCGGCAGCGCACATTGCGGCGGCGGCGGCTGCGGAACCGTGTTCGCGATCACGCCGTCCGGCCAGGAGCGCGTCGTCTACGCCTTTGCAGGGCCGGATGGCGCGTACCCCAGCGCAGCCGTCGTAGATGTCCGTGGCACGATCTACGCCACGACGAACCTGGGCGGCGCAAACGGCATTGGGACCGTCTTCGCGATCAAGCGCTCCGGAGAGGAATTCCTACTCCACAGCTTTTCCGGCTACCCGACCGACGGGGACTATGCGGCGGCGGCGCTGCTCAGCGCCGGCGGCACGCTCTACGGCACGACCGAATATGGAGGCAGCGCCGGCGCAGGAACGGTGTTCGCGCTAACGCCCTGATCGCTTAGCAGCAGTCCGATGAGCGCGCCGTCGGCGCAGGACGCGAAGGGGTGGTTTGGTCCGCCTAGCAGGGCAATCCGGGGGCAACTGAGCATCCTGTAGGGGGCCCCCTTAGGGAGCCGCGTCTTTTTGCAATTAAGATCGGAGCTATATGAGAAGCCCAACACGCGCAATTGCATCCACCCTCGGGTTTTCATTAGCCCTCGCAGCCTGCGGGGGTCAGAACGCGTCCATCCCTGGGGTGGGCGCCGCGAGCAACGCCTCAGCGCCCGAGTCGTCGGTCCGCACGGCCTCTACGGAGACACCCCTGATATCGACCCCAAAACTCAGCGGGGACCTCGCCTACACCGACGCCGGTCGCCGTCCGGCGAACTCGCAGGTTCGGGTTTCGCTAACGCTGCGCTACAATCATCAGGCCGAGCTCGACCGCTTCGTTGCGACGATCAGTGCTCCGCACTCTCATTCGATGGGCTTTCTCACCCGCAAGGAGTTCGACGATCGCTATGCGCCGACGCCGGCACAAGAGCAGCGCGTCGTGCAAGCTCTCCGGCGAGCGGGCTTTACGATCGTGCAACGCTTCTCCAATCGTACGATCGTCGACGCGACGGGGCGTTCCTCGACCGTCGAGCGTTTCTTCTCGACGGAGATTCACAACGTCTACCAGGGCAAATACGGCGAACGCTACACCAACGTTACGCCCGCGAGCGCGCCGCAATCGATCGCAACCCTCGTTCGCGACATCTCAATAAATAGCTTGACCGTCGTCCGCACCGTCGCAGCGACAAAGCCGCGGCATAACTCGTTGCCATCTCCGTCTCCGTCTCCGTCGCCCACGCCAACGGCGAGTCCATCGCCCACGCCAACTCCAACTCCGACTCCAACTCCAACTCCAACTCCGACTCCAACGCCGACTCCGACGCCGACTCCAACGCCGACTCCAACTCCGACTCCGACTCCAACTCCGACTCCAACGCCGACTCCAACTCCGACTCCAACTCCGACTCCAACTCCGACTCCGACGTCGACGCCTAGCAGCGGATGCAACGGTGCCCCGGCGGACAACGGACCTCTGACGAACTC
Coding sequences within:
- a CDS encoding S9 family peptidase; protein product: MIVLAAAIALTGAAPSMREVLAASYAIRDLSGVNLAPDGEAVAWEESHHDLRNLGRSNRSNLLYVQRLDGGTRIRLTAGAPGEIYDEENPVWSPDGRTVAFLSDARSKGQLQVYVAAPNGTRVRRIGTLGGDVASLTWSPDGKRLAFLYIASAGRQAGALAPGARDVGVIGSTVEEQRLTIADVPTGAMHPVTPGDAYVYQYGWSPDARQIAVTYAKGNGDDNWWIARLARVDVASGAMHDLLAPSYQIVDPQWSPDGKQIAIVGGIMSDFIAAGGDVYLVDARTGASRNVTEGQTFTAQSLRWNDAASLDVVAHLSGEMHLLRLSVAAERPQIASLTTRAESLWSWSSAQNGAVVALVRASFDDPPELWAGAPSALRQVSHSNAHALRLYGKAVSLRWKTEEFTPQGWLVYPLDYDPSKTYPMVTIVHGGPSSAAVPSFGSRNLSALASQGYFVFMPNPRGSFGFGEPYTRANVKDFGYGDWRDDLAGIDAAIEAAPIDPNRLGLMGWSYGGYMAMWGETQTTRFKAIVAGAGIVNWQSYYGQNKIDQWMIPFFGASVYDDPAVYAKSSPITFVLHSKTPVLILQGERDEEVPAAQAFEFWHAMETLGVPTKLVVYADEGHGFQKIGDQIDLLDQTLAWFNAYLK
- a CDS encoding alpha/beta fold hydrolase; translated protein: MLRREILCERELFPPMHRADVTTGHADVNGTRLYYETAGRGTPVVFVHGLCLDRRMWDDQFDALADCYRVVRYDVRGFGASAVPTAAEFRHADDLHALLEHLEIPAAHVVGLSMGGRIALHHALLYPESTLTLTLVDSALDGFAWSDEWVASLDAIEEHALRDGAKAGNAIWLQHELFAPARERPAVAAKLAQIVDECSGWNWVNETPVVGIDPPGGARLADVAMPALVVVGERDLPDFLAIADALAAGIPHAKKAVIAGAGHMSNMERPAEFNALLLEFLQAHTATA
- a CDS encoding choice-of-anchor tandem repeat GloVer-containing protein — protein: MRSLLGVFLLAPCLAGCGASQTTIGVPDATSVAPFVRRSLTYQVLYSFKGHRTRDGGHPSTTLVQVDGTFYGATAGVQRGRARYGTIFSITPSGTEKTLFVFKGGPEQGAHPTDLVNVGGTLFGTTTSGGTNGWGTVFSITRTGRETTLHNFAGGKGDGAHPHGLVDVGGTLYGTTSAGGTKGDGTVFAVTPSGTETVLYNFTGGKTDGAKPVAPLVDVQGTLYGTAANAGEHGNGTVFAITPSGTETVLYNFKGGMKDGAGPLAPLADAHGVLYGTTWSGGSAHCGGGGCGTVFAITPSGQERVVYAFAGPDGAYPSAAVVDVRGTIYATTNLGGANGIGTVFAIKRSGEEFLLHSFSGYPTDGDYAAAALLSAGGTLYGTTEYGGSAGAGTVFALTP
- a CDS encoding protease pro-enzyme activation domain-containing protein; its protein translation is MRSPTRAIASTLGFSLALAACGGQNASIPGVGAASNASAPESSVRTASTETPLISTPKLSGDLAYTDAGRRPANSQVRVSLTLRYNHQAELDRFVATISAPHSHSMGFLTRKEFDDRYAPTPAQEQRVVQALRRAGFTIVQRFSNRTIVDATGRSSTVERFFSTEIHNVYQGKYGERYTNVTPASAPQSIATLVRDISINSLTVVRTVAATKPRHNSLPSPSPSPSPTPTASPSPTPTPTPTPTPTPTPTPTPTPTPTPTPTPTPTPTPTPTPTPTPTPTPTPTPTPTPTSTPSSGCNGAPADNGPLTNSSGTLATGVAKPFDFPVQHGCNGAGYTAAVAIDDPVNTSY